A part of Cottoperca gobio chromosome 4, fCotGob3.1, whole genome shotgun sequence genomic DNA contains:
- the dhcr24 gene encoding LOW QUALITY PROTEIN: delta(24)-sterol reductase (The sequence of the model RefSeq protein was modified relative to this genomic sequence to represent the inferred CDS: deleted 1 base in 1 codon) — translation MDPLLYLAGLVVMFLLWIKVKGLDYVIVHQRWIFVCLFLLPLSVLFDIYYYVRVWLIFKMCSAPKLHDQRVRDIQRQVREWKKDGSKNYMCTGRPGWLTVSLRVGKYKKTHKNIMINMMDILEVDTKRQVVRVEPLANMGQVTALLTSIGWTLPVLPELDDLTVGGLVMGTGIESSSHIYGLFQHICVAFELVLADGSLVRCTEEENPDLFHAVPWSCGTLGFLVAAEIKIVPAKPWVKLSYEPVRGLENICKRFTEASENKQNTFVEGLQYSRDSAVIMTGTMTDHAEPDQINRIGLHFKPWFFKHVEGYLKGDNAGVEYIPLRQYYHRHTRSIFWELQDIIPFGNNPIFRWLFGWMVPPKISLLKLTQGETIRRLYEQHHVVQDMLVPMKNLQAAITRFHQDIDVYPLWLCPFLLPAGRGMVHPKGQETELYVDIGAYGEPRVKHFEAKASTRQLEKFVRDVHGFQMLYADVYMDREEFWEMFDGRLYHRLREELGCKEAFPEVYDKICKSARH, via the exons ATGGATCCGCTGTTGTATTTAGCCGGTTTGGTCGTTATGTTCCTGCTGTGGATCAAAGTCAAAGGTCTAGATTACGTGATCGTTCACCAGAGGtggatatttgtgtgtttgttcctgctGCCGCTCTCCgttttatttgatatatattattatgtgcGGGTATGGCTCATTTTCAAGATGTGCTCTGCGCCTAAACTGCACGACCAGCGCGTGCGAGACATCCAGCGACAG GTGCGTGAGTGGAAGAAGGATGGCAGTAAGAACTACATGTGTACGGGTCGACCCGGCTGGCTCACCGTATCTCTCAGAGTGGGGAAATACAAGAAAACCCACAAGAACATCATGATCAACATGATGGACATTCTGGAGGTGGACACAAAGAGGCAG gtggTGAGAGTTGAGCCGCTGGCCAACATGGGTCAGGTGACCGCTCTCCTCACCTCTATTGGCTGGACGCTGCCAGTGCTGCCTGAGCTCGATGACCTCACTGTGG gtggtTTGGTGATGGGTACAGGCATTGAGTCATCCTCTCACATTTACGGGCTGTTTCAGCACATCTGTGTTGCATTTGAGCTGGTTCTAGCTGATGGCAGCTTAGTACGCTGCACTGAG GAGGAGAACCCGGACCTGTTCCACGCCGTCCCGTGGTCCTGTGGAACTCTGGGGTTCCTGGTCGCAGCTGAGATTAAAATAGTCCCCGCTAAACCCTGGGTGAAGCTGAGCTATGAGCCGGTCCGAGGGCTGGAGAACATCTGTAAACGCTTCACTGAAGCATCGGAGAACAAGCAGAACACGTTTGTAGAGGGCCTCCAGTATAGTCGGGACAGCGCTGTCATCATGACAGGAACAATGACTGACCACGCTGAGCCTGATCAG ATCAATAGAATCGGCCTGCACTTCAAACCCTGGTTCTTTAAACACGTGGAGGGGTACCTGAAGGGCGACAATGCTGGAGTTGAATACATCCCTCTGAGACAGTACTATCATAGACACACACGCAGCATCTTCTGGGAGcttcag GATATTATTCCCTTTGGCAACAACCCCATATTTCGCTGGCTTTTTGGATGGATGGTTCCTCCTAAGATCTCACTGTTAAAGCTCACCCAGGGAGAGACGATCAGACGGCTTTATGAACAGCACCACGTGGTGCAGGACATGCTGGTACCCATGAAGAATCTGCAGGCTGCCATCACTCGTTTCCACCAGGACATCGAC GTTTACCCCCTGTGGCTGTGTCCCTTCCTGCTGCCGGCGGGCAGAGGGATGGTGCACCCCAAAGGTCAAGAG ACTGAGTTGTATGTGGATATTGGGGCTTATGGAGAGCCCAGAGTCAAACACTTTGAAGCTAAAGCATCTACGCGTCAGCTGGAGAAGTTTGTTAGAGATGTGCACGG GTTCCAGATGCTGTATGCAGATGTGTACATGGACCGAGAGGAGTTTTGGGAGATGTTTGATGGAAGGCTGTATCACAGACTGAGAGAGGAACTGGGTTGTAAGGAGGCCTTCCCGGAGGTGTACGACAAAATCTGTAAATCTGCCCGACAttga